One window from the genome of Butyrivibrio proteoclasticus B316 encodes:
- a CDS encoding sugar ABC transporter ATP-binding protein, with the protein MEESRVLEMRGICKEFPGVKALQNVDFSLNKGEIHALMGENGAGKSTLIKVLTGVYSKDAGTINLQGQGEVQIHSPQDAQKLGISTVYQEITLCPNLTVAENMFIGRGEGSFTNWKMINKEAELLLKKLDIPAKATQQLANCSIAVQQMVAIARAVDMDCKVLILDEPTSSLDEQEVEKLFGLMRDLKEMGVGIIFVTHFLDQVYEVCDKITVLRDGQLVGEYEIKDLPRVKLVAKMLGKEMDDLSDIKGEEGSYEGADKDEKVFEAEQLQSNAGIKPFDFYIKKGEVNGFTGLLGSGRSECVRAIFGADRVINGTVKVHGKNVKISKPIDAMKKGIAYLPEDRKVDGIVGDLSVRDNIILAYQVLTGFFKPFSKRQANQFADEYIKKLNIKTASADTPIKSLSGGNQQKVILARWLLMHPEYLILDEPTRGIDVGTKVDIQKLVLELAKEGMSVTFISSETDEMLRTCSRLVVMRDRKVVGELSGEDLTQSKIMSTIAGESNV; encoded by the coding sequence ATGGAAGAATCAAGAGTACTGGAAATGCGGGGGATATGCAAAGAATTTCCAGGTGTTAAGGCTCTTCAGAATGTAGATTTTTCCCTGAATAAGGGCGAGATACATGCTCTTATGGGAGAAAACGGTGCTGGAAAGTCAACGCTTATTAAGGTTCTGACAGGTGTGTACTCCAAGGATGCAGGTACAATAAACCTTCAGGGCCAAGGGGAAGTTCAGATACATTCACCACAGGATGCGCAGAAGCTGGGTATTAGTACTGTTTATCAGGAAATTACCCTTTGCCCTAATCTGACTGTGGCTGAAAATATGTTTATTGGTAGAGGAGAAGGCTCTTTTACCAACTGGAAAATGATAAATAAGGAGGCAGAACTCCTATTAAAGAAGCTGGATATTCCGGCTAAAGCTACTCAGCAGCTTGCAAACTGCTCAATCGCAGTTCAGCAGATGGTAGCGATAGCCAGAGCTGTTGATATGGATTGTAAAGTCCTGATATTGGACGAACCTACTTCATCGCTCGATGAGCAGGAAGTAGAGAAGCTGTTCGGACTTATGCGTGATCTTAAGGAGATGGGAGTAGGAATCATCTTCGTAACACATTTCCTGGATCAGGTATATGAAGTATGCGATAAGATCACGGTTCTGCGCGACGGACAGCTTGTTGGTGAATATGAAATCAAGGATCTTCCACGTGTTAAGCTGGTTGCCAAGATGCTGGGCAAGGAAATGGATGATCTGTCAGATATAAAGGGTGAAGAAGGCTCATATGAAGGAGCTGACAAGGACGAAAAGGTATTTGAAGCAGAACAGCTTCAGAGTAACGCCGGAATAAAGCCATTTGATTTTTATATTAAAAAAGGTGAAGTTAATGGCTTTACAGGACTTCTGGGATCCGGAAGAAGTGAGTGCGTAAGAGCAATATTTGGCGCAGACCGAGTTATAAACGGAACGGTTAAAGTTCATGGCAAGAATGTGAAGATAAGCAAGCCAATCGATGCCATGAAAAAAGGAATAGCTTATCTTCCTGAGGATAGAAAGGTCGATGGAATCGTCGGAGACCTTTCCGTAAGAGATAACATCATTTTGGCATATCAGGTTCTGACAGGTTTCTTTAAACCATTTAGTAAGCGCCAGGCTAACCAGTTTGCAGATGAATACATCAAGAAGCTCAACATTAAGACTGCATCAGCAGATACACCTATAAAATCACTTTCAGGTGGTAATCAGCAGAAAGTAATTCTTGCAAGGTGGCTTTTGATGCATCCTGAGTACCTGATACTTGATGAGCCTACTAGAGGAATCGACGTAGGAACCAAGGTAGATATTCAGAAGCTTGTATTAGAGCTTGCAAAAGAGGGAATGAGCGTAACCTTCATTTCTTCTGAGACCGACGAAATGCTAAGAACGTGCTCAAGATTAGTGGTCATGAGAGACAGAAAGGTAGTTGGGGAACTATCGGGAGAAGATCTGACCCAGAGCAAGATTATGAGCACTATAGCAGGGGAGAGTAACGTATGA
- a CDS encoding ABC transporter substrate-binding protein — translation MMKKVLSILMASAMTLSLVACGSAAPAAKSDGGSASGGLIKVGIINNDPNESGYRTANDADLKAKFTEANGYEASFAYSLKNDEQIQYAQKFIQDEVDYLLLSAADTAGWDSVLKDAQSAGIKVILFDRTIDADASLYEASIVSDMAKEGQTAVDWLAGQNLSEYNVIHIQGVMGSAAQQGRSGALDTKVAAEANWNIVKQQTAEWNAEKAQQIVQSVIDAGTPFNVIYAENDDMAKGAVAALDAAGISHGVGKDVVVMGFDCNKWALEELLAQNWNYDGQCNPFQASYIDDIIKTLESGGTLAQKTIIMDEKGFDASTITQDDVDTYGI, via the coding sequence ATGATGAAGAAAGTGTTGTCAATTCTCATGGCATCAGCAATGACACTTAGCCTTGTAGCTTGTGGAAGTGCTGCGCCAGCAGCTAAGTCAGATGGCGGAAGCGCATCAGGCGGACTTATCAAAGTTGGTATTATCAACAACGACCCTAACGAGTCTGGCTATCGTACAGCTAATGACGCAGATCTTAAAGCTAAGTTCACAGAAGCAAACGGATACGAGGCATCATTTGCTTACAGCTTAAAGAATGACGAGCAGATTCAGTACGCTCAGAAGTTTATCCAGGATGAAGTTGATTACCTTCTTCTTTCTGCAGCTGATACAGCAGGCTGGGATTCAGTCCTCAAGGATGCTCAGTCAGCAGGCATTAAGGTAATTCTTTTCGACCGTACAATTGATGCAGACGCAAGTCTCTATGAGGCTTCAATCGTTTCTGATATGGCTAAAGAAGGCCAGACAGCAGTTGATTGGCTTGCAGGCCAGAACCTTTCTGAGTACAACGTGATCCATATCCAGGGTGTTATGGGTAGTGCAGCTCAGCAGGGACGTAGTGGTGCCCTTGATACTAAGGTAGCAGCAGAAGCTAACTGGAACATCGTTAAGCAGCAGACAGCTGAGTGGAACGCAGAGAAGGCACAGCAGATCGTTCAGTCAGTTATCGATGCAGGCACACCATTCAACGTAATCTATGCTGAGAACGATGATATGGCTAAGGGCGCTGTTGCAGCTCTTGATGCAGCTGGTATTTCACATGGTGTTGGTAAAGACGTTGTAGTTATGGGCTTTGACTGCAATAAGTGGGCACTTGAAGAGCTCCTTGCACAGAACTGGAACTATGATGGACAGTGCAATCCTTTCCAGGCTAGCTACATTGATGACATCATCAAGACTCTTGAGAGCGGCGGAACACTTGCTCAGAAGACAATCATCATGGATGAGAAGGGCTTTGATGCATCAACAATCACACAGGACGACGTAGATACATATGGCATCTAA
- a CDS encoding sensor histidine kinase — protein sequence MIFGKKAKKHDYKLANKIRISYMILLIPNLIFMIYAFHSFWMTNERYKDMLSSVVAASEFSLDFKEDFDYETYLLIVGNVTWENSNLPTLLSDAKGVVDGLKDYTDNHDNQKRLASAEKYLNNLETYTDRIKENLEYEDRYEANMLIWENDVQIVTGLLQETINEYIYYENKQLQVTQAENRAFFSRALEISFVIFAFLLACIVLISLWMPLWITRPIEEQVKEEQKQLRKAEFELLQAQINPHFLYNTLDAIVWSAESGNQKQVVSMVGSLSEFFRASLNKGKEIVSIREELQHVKSYLEIQQIRYQDILTYEINVAKDIYNYSIPKITIQPIVENALYHGIKNRRGGGKITITGVETADGITINVRDNGAGMDETRLKEVRESLLQDSTDKSVIYGLYNVNERIRLNFGDEYGLSIDSNLNSGTDVTIHLPKILTEKVKK from the coding sequence GTGATATTCGGCAAAAAGGCAAAAAAGCATGACTACAAGCTGGCTAATAAGATTCGTATTTCTTATATGATCTTGCTCATACCAAATCTGATCTTTATGATCTATGCTTTTCACAGTTTTTGGATGACTAATGAGAGATATAAGGATATGCTCAGTTCCGTGGTAGCAGCTAGTGAGTTCAGTCTGGATTTTAAAGAGGATTTTGATTACGAGACATATCTTTTGATAGTTGGAAATGTTACCTGGGAGAATTCCAATCTTCCCACCCTTTTGAGCGATGCAAAGGGCGTTGTTGATGGACTCAAGGATTATACGGATAACCATGATAATCAGAAAAGGCTTGCAAGTGCAGAAAAATATCTGAACAATCTGGAGACATATACAGACAGGATCAAGGAAAATCTGGAATATGAGGACAGATATGAAGCAAATATGCTGATTTGGGAGAATGATGTTCAGATCGTCACAGGTCTTTTGCAGGAAACAATTAATGAGTATATTTACTATGAAAATAAACAGCTTCAGGTGACACAGGCTGAGAACAGGGCATTTTTCAGCAGGGCACTTGAAATATCGTTTGTTATCTTTGCATTCCTGTTGGCATGCATAGTCCTGATATCTCTATGGATGCCGCTTTGGATCACGCGTCCTATCGAGGAGCAGGTAAAAGAGGAGCAGAAGCAGCTCAGGAAAGCGGAATTTGAGCTGTTGCAGGCGCAGATAAATCCGCACTTTCTGTATAATACGCTCGATGCGATCGTGTGGTCTGCTGAGTCCGGCAATCAGAAACAGGTTGTGAGCATGGTTGGAAGCTTGTCTGAATTTTTCAGAGCTTCTCTTAATAAGGGAAAAGAGATAGTTTCTATAAGGGAAGAACTTCAACATGTGAAAAGTTATCTGGAAATCCAGCAGATAAGGTATCAGGATATACTTACTTATGAGATAAATGTGGCAAAAGATATTTATAACTACAGCATACCTAAGATAACAATCCAGCCTATCGTTGAAAATGCGCTATATCATGGCATTAAAAATCGAAGAGGCGGCGGCAAGATAACAATTACCGGTGTCGAGACGGCTGATGGAATTACCATAAATGTCAGGGATAATGGTGCCGGTATGGATGAAACAAGGCTTAAAGAGGTCAGAGAGAGCCTTTTGCAGGATTCTACAGATAAGAGCGTTATATATGGTCTATACAACGTAAATGAACGAATAAGGCTGAATTTTGGCGATGAGTATGGCCTTAGCATAGATAGTAATCTGAACTCCGGCACTGATGTAACTATTCATTTGCCGAAAATCTTAACCGAAAAAGTAAAAAAATGA
- a CDS encoding response regulator has translation MGVLGRVMMKVFLVEDEFVVREGIKNNINWEAHGYDFCGEASDGEIAYSLIQKEQPDIVITDIKMPFMDGLQLSRLIKAEYPWIEIILLTGYEDFQYAREAIRIGVSCYLSKPISGDNLLKEVDALAEKVEEKRQEREVALRYEAEMQERTELDKLEFFRNLLTGGKSFPELLEGAKRLGIDISGPYYNVVMLNLWSKRHDAFEYSGSVLEAENKIREIAGTEGAIFFDLNVEGIALLFRGESEAKITEAIKRCVKKIEEFLNEYNNMRYFGGIGQCAGRITEIPDSFNWASRAYAHIYLTSDNGFLWGSEKELHPVNENLILSEIDPKHIDRRHIKEFLRRGDESETEVFLEEFFNGMGKNAIKSTMLRQYIAMDLYFCVSDFVESDLGVDRDKMDRAMAIPTPEILADEDRTREYLVETIKTAIGIRDNNYSGKYHDMVKDSLAYIDEHYSEDELSLNSLAAHVNFSPNHLSAVFKQETGQPFIKYLTDYRMEQAKRLLCTTSKKSNEIALLVGYKDPHYFSYLFKKTQGVTTTQYRSGMQMEAAR, from the coding sequence ATGGGAGTATTGGGAAGAGTTATGATGAAGGTGTTTTTGGTTGAGGACGAGTTTGTCGTCAGAGAGGGGATCAAGAATAACATTAATTGGGAAGCACACGGCTATGATTTCTGTGGAGAGGCATCTGATGGGGAGATTGCTTATTCACTGATACAGAAAGAGCAGCCGGATATTGTGATAACCGATATCAAAATGCCATTTATGGACGGTTTACAGCTCAGCCGTCTGATCAAGGCAGAATATCCATGGATTGAGATAATTTTATTAACAGGATATGAAGATTTTCAGTATGCAAGAGAGGCCATTAGAATTGGCGTCTCTTGCTACCTGTCTAAACCTATAAGCGGTGACAATCTGCTCAAAGAGGTGGATGCGCTTGCAGAGAAGGTTGAGGAAAAGAGGCAGGAAAGAGAAGTCGCACTCCGTTACGAGGCTGAAATGCAGGAGAGAACGGAGCTTGATAAGCTTGAGTTTTTCAGAAATCTCCTGACCGGAGGAAAGAGCTTTCCTGAGCTTTTAGAAGGAGCGAAAAGGCTTGGAATTGATATCTCCGGTCCTTATTATAATGTCGTTATGCTTAACCTGTGGTCAAAAAGGCATGATGCATTTGAATATTCAGGCAGTGTCCTTGAGGCGGAGAATAAGATCCGTGAAATAGCAGGAACAGAAGGAGCGATATTTTTTGATCTGAATGTTGAGGGCATAGCTCTTTTGTTCAGAGGGGAATCGGAAGCAAAGATTACTGAAGCAATTAAGAGGTGCGTAAAAAAGATCGAGGAATTCCTGAATGAATATAATAACATGCGTTATTTTGGCGGAATCGGGCAGTGCGCAGGCAGGATAACTGAGATACCGGATTCGTTCAACTGGGCCAGCAGAGCTTATGCACATATTTATCTGACATCTGATAACGGCTTTTTGTGGGGATCGGAAAAAGAGCTTCATCCTGTCAATGAAAACCTGATCTTGTCAGAAATAGATCCTAAGCATATCGACAGAAGGCATATAAAAGAGTTTCTAAGGCGCGGAGATGAGTCTGAAACTGAGGTGTTCCTGGAAGAATTCTTTAACGGAATGGGCAAAAATGCGATAAAGTCGACTATGCTGCGGCAATATATCGCAATGGATCTGTATTTTTGTGTATCTGATTTCGTTGAAAGCGACCTTGGAGTAGACAGGGACAAGATGGACAGAGCCATGGCAATTCCGACGCCGGAAATACTGGCTGATGAGGACAGGACCAGAGAATATCTGGTTGAAACTATCAAAACCGCTATAGGGATCAGAGATAATAACTATTCCGGCAAATATCATGACATGGTAAAAGATTCACTGGCCTATATAGATGAGCATTACTCAGAAGATGAGCTGTCTCTTAATTCATTGGCCGCTCATGTAAATTTTTCGCCTAATCATCTGAGTGCAGTGTTTAAGCAGGAAACAGGCCAGCCATTTATCAAATATCTTACTGACTACAGGATGGAACAGGCCAAAAGGCTTTTGTGTACAACATCCAAGAAGAGCAATGAGATAGCTCTTTTAGTAGGTTATAAGGATCCACATTATTTTTCGTATTTGTTCAAAAAAACACAGGGCGTAACTACAACACAGTATAGAAGTGGCATGCAGATGGAGGCAGCAAGGTGA
- a CDS encoding class B sortase, whose amino-acid sequence MKRRVVSVLIAGILFFSNIGVTSFAASSGASDASSAASEAGTEGTTNAEQDKINDEIYGEEGISYFKITDFTELPEDISNQKIRVGGKLEDLELPDTLEVTVEPDYEHDERIERGLAQERERIRREELEADEGSSSSSDEGDAASSSDSEDGEKIIFFDEDGTISEEAGDLSSDEDGLNEDNDDEISTLYDEVVPEPENVEDSSDSNTDNGGNDEEISSPIESGSEEHSDGNSEEATDEATEGGLISWLTHTFRNAAVAYAADIKDSKTTDEEASVELISDVEWILEPEYNYGVEEFSADEEGEIYLFTPVLLIPDTYYVEDELPIITVTVTDDYYAFDKETVVDDVKIRVRADKGVFPEDARVTAKKLAEEDEQKVKEVVDEQVETENVVKEYTFDITVKDKEGNEVQPDTEKGRVVVSFEAAEVEDENLEAEVYHIIDESKDDREPEEVVPVALGGEREKERVVTIFDENSVLKAEKLEAEVVEIEDVKVLAAETDGFSAYKVVFTASLEEIIKFTETELVQAINLEYLFDLKFGNAGDISNVSVNPNDDDYLLSKRLKVDTADTKRKPDPENGSYVIDEDSGEWCLVVKRPFVGIDDKVIKVTYDGKLYTVLLENESKTGADPKNKNFPTAVTLSSNKFELLMPVTSEGEVLYQWQESTDSTNGADGNWSDIPLANTRQYYYSEKSGQAFEKAGHWYRCVYDGKTSLGVQVITPKTDSRTWTDPCGSINQCYISNGTIAYTIVNEGGTPEKVLFDLVGTDKSGKNMLQTTSGGNGWRIFSNKSSEISSVGYGAYQYLFDHMYYSFTDSNTLHIMAKPDLTNDYNCFAIGANCNIGDISGNTAYVSLDKNDKLLSVGIVSAKSDYDAQFNVNNGIGVPSLLLEQGQHSNFKYYVGTSTDSKPYQSVSVPDESKTMEDILPAVRFAWTDVTDEVGFSMSFGDATATEIITPVTKTGNSNSLSLSSNIKNLKLTSDDSLISEAHKPELGGVYDKVEVQLRFASSTSTGKSAISSLLPKNTQSSSSQTSTGSSVNTTTASYTADYFDVNVKSHKNDDKTGTTITELDSNVVVEVAYNFDKKGDIKVYRYHEGNAIELSNSTSGDDGTYRIDKDAGKIYIYTKKFSTYAVAYKPDITYTVTFNDGTNKWTVDVKSGEKVAAPESMPTKDGVTALYWYKGTSTSTTKPTAYDFNTPVTANMTLNAYYGKTFTVTFSGISPSTTVKVAEGDKVARPADPVKEGYTFKGWYSDKTAKTLYNFDTPVTKDLTLYAGFVDANGRDADDEDGEGGGSSRAPGTRDTLPPVWLWVLVLIGGVVVFSCNLYARAKEGKVKFSQNKNIRKITRVFLLIGLVIVTVVKFLIKKVNEKKREVALGLSGAVILIAAGVLIFTSIEYHKSEQAYGDASKTYVQETQKIKESSVMTEEVKSDNNVWWNEASVEMETLTEEYPDVIGWIYFENEDISYPIMYSGDNTKYLNTSYDGEKARAGAIFLDGESTPDFSDPHSLIYGHNMRDMTMFGKLRFYKTDASYYDEHQYFQIFTKDGVYRYQIFAYEEVPDSHDVFWVYGKDPEGMWEMLQDIEGGSYRQTGIEATESDHVITLATCTSKEDRRLIVSALRTDEHDYEYVASN is encoded by the coding sequence ATGAAAAGGCGAGTTGTATCTGTTCTAATTGCAGGAATCCTGTTTTTTTCCAACATTGGAGTAACTTCTTTTGCTGCGAGCAGCGGGGCAAGTGATGCTTCCAGCGCGGCCAGTGAGGCTGGCACTGAAGGCACGACGAATGCTGAGCAGGATAAAATCAATGATGAGATTTATGGCGAAGAAGGAATCAGCTATTTCAAAATAACTGATTTTACTGAACTGCCTGAAGATATTTCCAATCAAAAGATTCGTGTGGGGGGCAAATTAGAAGATCTGGAACTCCCTGATACTCTGGAAGTTACTGTAGAACCAGATTATGAGCATGATGAGCGAATTGAGAGAGGGCTCGCACAGGAAAGAGAGCGAATCAGAAGAGAAGAGCTTGAAGCTGATGAGGGCTCCAGCAGTAGCTCAGATGAAGGTGATGCTGCCTCTTCATCTGATTCAGAGGATGGCGAAAAGATCATTTTCTTTGATGAAGATGGAACTATTTCTGAAGAGGCCGGAGATTTAAGCAGTGATGAAGATGGACTAAATGAAGACAATGACGATGAAATAAGCACTTTGTATGATGAAGTTGTCCCAGAACCGGAAAATGTCGAAGATAGTTCAGACTCAAATACTGACAATGGCGGAAATGATGAGGAAATTAGTTCTCCTATCGAGAGTGGTTCTGAAGAGCATTCAGATGGAAACTCAGAGGAGGCTACTGATGAAGCTACTGAGGGAGGCTTGATTTCGTGGCTCACACACACATTTAGAAATGCTGCAGTTGCCTATGCAGCTGATATTAAGGATAGCAAGACTACAGATGAAGAAGCGAGCGTAGAACTTATATCTGACGTTGAATGGATTTTGGAACCTGAATATAACTATGGTGTTGAGGAGTTTAGCGCAGATGAAGAGGGTGAGATATATCTTTTTACACCGGTTCTGCTGATACCAGACACATATTATGTGGAAGATGAACTTCCAATCATCACAGTAACAGTTACAGATGATTACTACGCATTCGATAAAGAAACGGTTGTTGACGATGTTAAGATTCGTGTAAGAGCTGATAAGGGAGTATTTCCTGAGGATGCAAGGGTAACAGCCAAGAAACTTGCAGAAGAAGACGAGCAGAAAGTAAAAGAGGTTGTTGATGAGCAGGTAGAAACTGAGAATGTTGTAAAAGAGTATACATTCGACATAACAGTTAAAGATAAAGAGGGAAATGAAGTCCAGCCTGATACAGAAAAGGGACGCGTAGTTGTATCTTTTGAGGCTGCAGAAGTAGAAGACGAGAACCTCGAAGCAGAGGTATATCATATTATCGATGAGTCCAAGGACGATAGAGAACCGGAGGAAGTAGTTCCTGTGGCTCTTGGTGGCGAACGCGAAAAAGAGCGTGTCGTAACTATTTTCGATGAGAACTCTGTTCTGAAGGCTGAAAAGCTTGAGGCTGAGGTTGTCGAGATTGAGGACGTTAAGGTGCTGGCAGCGGAGACGGATGGATTCTCGGCGTATAAGGTGGTGTTTACGGCATCGCTTGAAGAAATAATCAAATTTACAGAAACTGAATTAGTTCAAGCAATAAATCTAGAATATTTATTTGACTTGAAATTTGGTAATGCTGGAGATATCAGTAACGTAAGCGTTAATCCAAATGATGATGATTATTTATTATCAAAAAGGCTAAAGGTTGATACTGCTGATACTAAGAGGAAGCCTGACCCGGAGAATGGTTCTTACGTGATTGATGAGGATTCAGGCGAATGGTGTTTGGTAGTAAAAAGACCCTTCGTTGGTATTGATGATAAAGTAATTAAAGTTACTTATGATGGAAAGCTATATACAGTTTTACTAGAGAATGAAAGTAAAACAGGTGCAGATCCTAAAAATAAAAATTTTCCAACAGCTGTTACGCTTAGTAGTAATAAATTTGAACTACTTATGCCGGTAACGTCTGAAGGAGAAGTGCTGTATCAATGGCAAGAGTCGACTGATAGTACTAATGGAGCCGATGGTAATTGGTCTGATATTCCGCTTGCCAACACAAGACAGTATTATTACTCAGAGAAATCTGGACAGGCATTTGAAAAGGCTGGGCATTGGTATAGATGCGTTTATGATGGGAAAACTAGCCTGGGTGTACAGGTTATTACGCCCAAAACTGACTCAAGAACATGGACTGATCCTTGTGGTTCTATCAATCAATGCTATATAAGCAACGGGACAATTGCTTATACGATAGTAAATGAGGGTGGAACACCGGAAAAAGTTCTGTTCGACCTTGTGGGTACGGATAAATCAGGAAAAAACATGCTCCAGACTACAAGTGGTGGAAATGGTTGGAGGATTTTTAGTAATAAATCCTCCGAGATAAGCAGCGTAGGATACGGTGCCTATCAGTATTTGTTTGATCATATGTACTATAGTTTTACAGATAGTAATACTTTACATATCATGGCAAAACCTGATTTGACCAATGACTATAATTGTTTTGCCATAGGTGCTAATTGTAATATTGGGGATATTTCTGGAAATACAGCGTATGTTTCCCTTGATAAGAATGATAAATTACTATCTGTAGGTATAGTTTCAGCTAAGAGTGATTATGATGCTCAATTTAACGTAAATAATGGAATTGGAGTGCCTTCTCTTTTGCTGGAACAGGGGCAACACTCGAACTTCAAATACTATGTTGGTACATCTACTGACAGTAAGCCGTATCAAAGTGTTAGTGTACCTGATGAATCTAAGACAATGGAAGATATTTTGCCAGCTGTCAGATTTGCGTGGACAGATGTAACTGATGAAGTTGGATTTTCTATGTCTTTTGGAGATGCAACTGCAACTGAGATAATTACTCCTGTAACAAAGACTGGTAATTCCAATTCTCTTAGCCTTAGCTCTAATATCAAGAACTTAAAACTGACAAGTGATGATAGTTTGATAAGTGAAGCACATAAACCTGAGCTAGGAGGAGTTTATGATAAAGTTGAGGTACAATTGAGATTTGCGAGTTCTACATCTACAGGTAAAAGTGCGATTTCTAGTCTTTTACCAAAGAACACGCAATCTTCATCATCGCAGACTTCCACTGGTTCAAGCGTAAATACCACAACCGCATCATACACAGCAGATTATTTTGATGTAAACGTAAAGTCACATAAAAATGACGATAAAACAGGCACAACTATAACGGAGTTAGACAGTAATGTTGTAGTTGAAGTTGCTTATAACTTTGATAAGAAAGGTGATATAAAGGTATATAGATACCATGAAGGAAATGCTATTGAATTAAGTAATAGTACTTCTGGAGATGATGGTACATATCGAATTGATAAAGATGCAGGGAAAATCTATATCTATACTAAGAAATTCTCCACTTATGCGGTAGCATACAAACCAGACATAACATATACGGTAACTTTTAACGACGGAACAAATAAGTGGACTGTAGATGTTAAATCAGGCGAAAAAGTAGCTGCCCCTGAAAGTATGCCTACAAAGGATGGCGTTACTGCTCTTTATTGGTACAAAGGAACTTCAACTTCTACAACCAAACCTACGGCGTATGATTTTAACACTCCAGTAACTGCAAATATGACGCTGAACGCATATTATGGAAAGACCTTCACTGTAACCTTCAGTGGTATAAGTCCTTCAACTACAGTCAAGGTTGCAGAGGGAGATAAGGTAGCCAGACCGGCTGATCCGGTTAAGGAAGGCTATACCTTCAAGGGATGGTATTCTGATAAGACTGCTAAGACTCTTTACAATTTTGATACACCTGTAACCAAGGATCTGACTCTTTATGCGGGCTTTGTGGATGCGAATGGCAGAGATGCAGATGATGAGGATGGTGAAGGGGGCGGAAGTTCACGTGCGCCTGGTACCAGGGATACACTTCCTCCAGTTTGGCTGTGGGTACTGGTTCTTATCGGCGGAGTTGTGGTCTTTAGCTGCAATTTATATGCGCGCGCCAAAGAGGGGAAGGTAAAGTTTTCGCAGAACAAGAATATCCGGAAAATTACCAGAGTTTTCCTCCTTATTGGGCTTGTAATTGTCACTGTAGTAAAGTTTTTGATCAAAAAAGTCAATGAAAAAAAGCGTGAGGTTGCTCTTGGATTAAGCGGCGCTGTAATTTTAATTGCTGCAGGGGTTCTCATTTTTACATCAATCGAGTATCATAAATCTGAGCAGGCATATGGGGATGCCAGTAAGACTTATGTGCAGGAGACACAGAAGATTAAAGAGTCTTCAGTTATGACTGAAGAAGTCAAGAGCGATAATAATGTCTGGTGGAATGAGGCCAGTGTAGAAATGGAGACTCTTACAGAAGAGTATCCTGATGTTATAGGCTGGATTTATTTTGAAAATGAGGATATCAGCTATCCGATAATGTACTCAGGGGACAATACTAAGTATCTGAATACTTCTTATGATGGTGAGAAGGCAAGAGCAGGGGCTATTTTTCTTGATGGTGAGTCCACACCGGATTTCTCTGATCCTCACAGCTTGATTTATGGGCACAATATGCGTGATATGACAATGTTTGGTAAGCTGAGATTCTACAAGACAGATGCGTCATACTATGATGAACATCAGTATTTTCAGATCTTTACCAAAGATGGGGTTTACAGATATCAGATATTTGCTTATGAAGAAGTACCTGACAGTCATGACGTTTTTTGGGTTTACGGCAAGGATCCTGAGGGCATGTGGGAAATGCTTCAGGATATAGAGGGTGGTTCATACCGTCAAACCGGCATAGAAGCTACAGAATCAGACCATGTGATCACTCTTGCGACATGCACGTCAAAAGAGGATAGAAGGCTGATCGTAAGCGCTCTTCGCACGGATGAACATGACTACGAATATGTAGCAAGCAACTAA